The Vicia villosa cultivar HV-30 ecotype Madison, WI linkage group LG1, Vvil1.0, whole genome shotgun sequence genome includes a region encoding these proteins:
- the LOC131643501 gene encoding early light-induced protein, chloroplastic-like isoform X4: MAVSSCQSIMSSSMTNISSRSRLNQISSIPSVYTPSLRRNVSLKVRSMAEGEQKEQSKVPVDPITPIAPTPTPQPAYTRPPKMSTKFSDLMAFGGPAPERINGRLAMIGFVAALGVEIARGQGLFEQISGGGVPWFLGTSVLLTLASLIPFLQGVSVESKSKSIMSSDAELWNGRIAMLGLIALAFTEYVKGTSLV, translated from the exons ATGGCTGTTTCATCTTGTCAATCTATCATGTCAAGCTCTATGACCAACATTTCTAGCAGGTCTAGACTTAACCAAATTAGCAGCATCCCTTCTGTCTACACTCCTAGCTTGAGAAGGAATGTCAGCCTCAAAGTTAGATCTATGGCTGAG GGAGAACAGAAAGAGCAATCAAAGGTACCTGTTGACCCTATTACCCCAATTGCACCAACACCAACACCACAACCAGCCTATACTCGTCCACCAAAG ATGAGCACAAAGTTTTCTGATTTGATGGCATTTGGTGGGCCAGCACCTGAAAGGATCAATGGAAGATTGGCTATGATTGGTTTTGTTGCAGCATTGGGGGTGGAGATAGCAAGAGGGCAGGGTTTGTTTGAACAGATATCTGGTGGTGGAGTTCCATGGTTCTTGGGGACAAGTGTGTTGTTGACACTTGCTTCCTTGATTCCATTTTTGCAAGGTGTTAGTGTTGAGTCTAAATCTAAGAGTATCATGTCCTCAGATGCAGAGCTTTGGAATGGAAGAATTGCTATGTTGGGTTTGATTGCATTGGCATTCACAGAGTATGTTAAGGGCACATCCCTTGTGTAA
- the LOC131643501 gene encoding early light-induced protein, chloroplastic-like isoform X1 yields MAVSSFQSTMSCSMTNISGRSRVNHFSNIPSVYVPSLRRNVSLKVRSMAEGEQKDHSKVPVDPIAPSSTPTSSPQPTYTRPPKMSTKFSDLMAFGGPAPERINGRLAMIGFVAALGVEIARGQGLFEQISGGGVPWFLGTSVLLTLASLIPFLQGVSVESKSKSIMSSDAELWNGRIAMLGLIALAFTEYVKGTSLV; encoded by the exons ATGGCTGTTTCATCTTTTCAATCAACCATGTCATGTTCTATGACTAACATTTCTGGCAGATCTAGGGTTAACCACTTTAGCAACATCCCTTCTGTCTACGTTCCAAGCCTCCGAAGGAATGTCAGCCTCAAAGTTAGATCTATGGCTGAG GGAGAGCAGAAAGATCATTCAAAGGTGCCTGTTGACCCAATTGCACCTTCATCTACCCCAACATCATCACCACAGCCTACCTACACTCGTCCACCAAAG ATGAGCACAAAGTTTTCTGATTTGATGGCATTTGGTGGGCCAGCACCTGAAAGGATCAATGGAAGATTGGCTATGATTGGTTTTGTTGCAGCATTGGGGGTGGAGATAGCAAGAGGGCAGGGTTTGTTTGAACAGATATCTGGTGGTGGAGTTCCATGGTTCTTGGGGACAAGTGTGTTGTTGACACTTGCTTCCTTGATTCCATTTTTGCAAGGTGTTAGTGTTGAGTCTAAATCTAAGAGTATCATGTCCTCAGATGCAGAGCTTTGGAATGGAAGAATTGCTATGTTGGGTTTGATTGCATTGGCATTCACAGAGTATGTTAAGGGCACATCCCTTGTGTAA
- the LOC131643501 gene encoding early light-induced protein, chloroplastic-like isoform X2, translated as MAVSSCQSIMSSSMTNISSRSRLNQISSIPSVYTPSLRRNVSLKVRSMAEGEQKEQSKVPVDPITPIAPTPTPQPAYTRPPKMSTKFSDLMAFSGPAPERINGRLAMIGFVAAMGVEIARGQGLFEQLSGGGVPWFLGTSVLLTLASLIPFLQGVSVESKSKSIMSSDAELWNGRIAMLGLIALAFTEYVKGTSLV; from the exons ATGGCTGTTTCATCTTGTCAATCTATCATGTCAAGCTCTATGACCAACATTTCTAGCAGGTCTAGACTTAACCAAATTAGCAGCATCCCTTCTGTCTACACTCCTAGCTTGAGAAGGAATGTCAGCCTCAAAGTTAGATCTATGGCTGAG GGAGAACAGAAAGAGCAATCAAAGGTACCTGTTGACCCTATTACCCCAATTGCACCAACACCAACACCACAACCAGCCTATACTCGTCCACCAAAG ATGAGCACAAAGTTTTCAGATTTGATGGCTTTTAGTGGGCCAGCACCTGAAAGGATCAATGGAAGATTGGCTATGATTGGTTTTGTAGCAGCAATGGGGGTGGAGATAGCAAGAGGGCAGGGTTTGTTTGAACAGTTATCTGGTGGTGGAGTTCCATGGTTCTTGGGGACAAGTGTGTTGTTGACACTTGCTTCATTGATTCCATTTTTGCAAGGTGTTAGTGTTGAGTCTAAATCTAAAAGTATAATGTCCTCAGATGCAGAGTTGTGGAATGGAAGAATTGCTATGTTGGGTTTGATAGCTCTGGCATTCACTGAGTATGTTAAGGGTACATCCCTTGTGTAA